In Pseudomonas sp. LRP2-20, the genomic window GGTCAGCCGTGAAGAATTCGACAGCCAGATGGTCGTGCTGGCGCGCACCCGCGCCCGGCTTGAGGCCCTGGAGAAGCAAGTCGCCGAGCTGGAAGCGCGGATGGCGCCAGCAGCACAGGAATAACAATCGATAAGGCGTCACATTTCACCCCCGGCGCCAATCCATGAAAGCCGTGGCTGCCCTGACTTCAATCAGGCCGAAGCCCTGTGCTGACCAACGGCCTTGGGCGGTAGCTCGCAGGCCTGCAGGGTGCCACGAAATAACGCTGCCCCACACACGGTGAACAACGTTTTCACCCGGCTGTGGGAGTTGCGGATCTCGGCCTGTATTGCTTCGATGAGCGGATCGCTCGGCTGCAACGCAACCGCGCGATTGGCCCATTCGATTGCCGCGAAGCGGCTCTGTTTGCGCGTACCATACCCCTGCATCCAGGCCAGCCCGAGCTCCGCACAGGCACGCGCTGCAATCCAGGCATCAGGGTGCTCGGCCAGCCCCTGCAGATAGTCGACCGCTTCGACACGCTCTCGCGCATCACCGTGCTGGCGTAGCAGGATGCCCAGCTGCAATTGCGCCTTGGCATGGATGTGTGGATGGTTCAGGACATCGAGCAACAACCGCTTCACCGCCAGCACCGCCTTTCGGTCTTCCAGCCCTTGCGGGAGGCTCATCCGCTGGCGGGCCAGGTCGAACTTGGCCAGCGGGTGGCCAGACTCCGCCGCGCGCAGCAGCCAGTGCTCGGCCATCTTGCCACTCAGATACTGCTCGGGGGTGTTGTCCAGCCAGCCGCGATGCAGATCGTACAGCGCGATGGCAGCATCCGGCAGATTCAGCTCCGCACAGCCCTCATACAGGAAATGCGCGGCCTCATGCAGGTTGGCCGCCCAGAGCAGGCGCGGCACATCGAGCACCTCGAAGCCCTGCCCCTCGCGCCCGCACTGGCGCCTGACCGCCAAATGCAACCACGTGCTTGCCTGCTCGGCAGACCGCCCAAAGCCCCAAAGCCCGAACTGATGCCCCGCAGCCCGCAGTGCACAGGCCGCCGCCTGGCGATGGTCGTCGGACAGCCGCTCGATGACGGTGCGCAATACCTGCGAATCGTCCTCAGCCTCGTGGAACAGCACCAGGCACACAAGGCTATGGAAAGGCTCGCCAATGGCCGGAACAAAGCCATGGTCAGGGTAGAGCGCGACACTGTCGACAAAGTCGCGCATCGCTCCGTCGTAATCATGCATCGAATAGCGCCGCAAGGCGCCACGCCGGGCCAGCAGCGTAGCGCGTTCCTTGGGCCTGAGTTCGCGCTGGGCCCATTGGGCAAAGGTTCCTTGCCAGCTCGCGACCTGTGGCAGTTGCTTGGCATGCGGCAGCCAGAAGGTGTCTTCCAGGGCCAGCCAGCGAATCGCATTGCGCTGTGCTTCGGGCCAACCGTGGCACAGCGGGC contains:
- a CDS encoding DUF4034 domain-containing protein, whose amino-acid sequence is MQTLIRTRQQIRERVQANEFAELNRLFDALQAQWRQAPPGECPAYLEAVQGYMLDCDMQGAKALTQTLKNWIDACPKAYHPQVVMGFHCFSHACQIRGQVGSHDVSEERWLAAEQACEKGAAHFLRAMERCEQPVAAVIGMLHISAYLREPGWLVELFAGQVARYRPSAHADVEVQEAAAPLLVRCGLTPLQTLPQTLPAGLSARLHEQGESAWDYWLRHALAWFPGCFEAIEAYATYLTPRWGGSDQAVDALASGPLCHGWPEAQRNAIRWLALEDTFWLPHAKQLPQVASWQGTFAQWAQRELRPKERATLLARRGALRRYSMHDYDGAMRDFVDSVALYPDHGFVPAIGEPFHSLVCLVLFHEAEDDSQVLRTVIERLSDDHRQAAACALRAAGHQFGLWGFGRSAEQASTWLHLAVRRQCGREGQGFEVLDVPRLLWAANLHEAAHFLYEGCAELNLPDAAIALYDLHRGWLDNTPEQYLSGKMAEHWLLRAAESGHPLAKFDLARQRMSLPQGLEDRKAVLAVKRLLLDVLNHPHIHAKAQLQLGILLRQHGDARERVEAVDYLQGLAEHPDAWIAARACAELGLAWMQGYGTRKQSRFAAIEWANRAVALQPSDPLIEAIQAEIRNSHSRVKTLFTVCGAALFRGTLQACELPPKAVGQHRASA